The region GTCCGCTGCTGATTTGGTGATTCTGGCAGAAGCAGCAGCCCAGGGTACAGCCGGAGAAGAATACAGTGCCGCTTCCGCCGGAGGCCGATGCTCCGCTGATGCAGGGCTCCTCCCAGTGGTGGAGGGCGGCTCTGGCAGCCGTAAGGACGTCGCCGCAGCCGCAAAAGCCTGTGGCGAGGCCGCGGTCGGCTTTGCACATCCTGGGGCAGAGGCTGCAGTTTCTGTACGTGTCAAAGGAAAGGATATCAGGTGTATTCATGTCAGTTAAATCCCCTATATGGTGTAATCCTGCTGTTCAGGCAGGCGGTGCTGCTCCCGGTACTCCTTGGGGGAGACACCGTACTCCTTTTTGAATGCCCTGAAAAAGCTGGTGTAGTCCTTGAAGCCGTACTGGAGATACACATGGCTGATGGGGTGGTCGGACAATATGGCGTTCTTGCTGGCGTGAAGCCGCTTTTTCAGGATGTACTGGTGGAGCGGAATGCCCATGTTGTCCTTGAATATGTGGGAAATATGGTATTTGCTCACATAGAAAAAGGACGACAGGCTGTCCAGGCTCAGATCCTCCTCCAGATGCCGGTTGATGTAGTCACAGATGTTCAGGTACAGGACATTTTCATAGACAGCTGATTTTTGGTGCAGGCTGTCATAGAGAAGGCGGTTCACGTACACCAGGAAGGAGACCGCCATGAGCTCTGAGACAAGCCGGTGGAAGGAGCGCCCTCCCGCAAGCTCCTCCATCAGGTCGGTCAGCTTTCCCTGAATCTCCTGGGTGGTAATGGTGTCTGTGTGGAACCGGTAGGTCTGGTGGCTCTGGGCATAGTCAAAGCAGTATGTCAGTTCTTCGTCGGTCTGCCGCAGCTTCTTATGGTAATCCTGATTCAGCCAGAATACAAACCTGCGGTAGGGTTTATCATAGGAATGGAACCGGGGATAATGGGGGGTATCAGGGGGAATCAGCAGACAGTCCCCGTATTCCAGCTGATAGCTTTTATCACCGATGTGGTATTCCACATCGCCTTCCAGGAAAAAATAGAACTCGCAGTAGTCATGTTCATGGGCATCGACGGATTTAAGCGCGGTATCATTATAATAGAAGAGTTCAAAGTCTCCGGACTGCATGTATTGCCGTGTGTTAAAGTCCATGGACAGCTGTTTTTTCACGGGAGTCCCTCCTCTCGGGAAACATGGTTTGTCATGCTTTTATCCCCATATTAGCATGAAACAACAACATTTGCAATATGGACGGCAAGTATCACTATGGACGGAAAATGGGTTTCTGTTATAATAAAACCATAGGTTAGGGAACGTAAAACAACACTTATTAGGAGGAGTTTACACATGAAATTATCATTCAGATG is a window of Enterocloster clostridioformis DNA encoding:
- a CDS encoding helix-turn-helix domain-containing protein, whose amino-acid sequence is MKKQLSMDFNTRQYMQSGDFELFYYNDTALKSVDAHEHDYCEFYFFLEGDVEYHIGDKSYQLEYGDCLLIPPDTPHYPRFHSYDKPYRRFVFWLNQDYHKKLRQTDEELTYCFDYAQSHQTYRFHTDTITTQEIQGKLTDLMEELAGGRSFHRLVSELMAVSFLVYVNRLLYDSLHQKSAVYENVLYLNICDYINRHLEEDLSLDSLSSFFYVSKYHISHIFKDNMGIPLHQYILKKRLHASKNAILSDHPISHVYLQYGFKDYTSFFRAFKKEYGVSPKEYREQHRLPEQQDYTI